GCACTGGAGGCGCTGGCGCGTGCTGCAAACGGTTGTCTCGCAGATACATAGGCATTCTGAGCGGGAGAATTCGCCATGACGCGCACCGGTGTCCTGTTGAGTGTCGCGGCTGCGGTCGTCCTGCCCTGCCTGGTGGGCTGTTCGTGCGAGGAGACGCCCCAGACCCCGCCGCAGGTGCGGACCGTGGAGGCCCCGGAGCCTCCCGAACCCGCTGCGCGGGCGGCCGCCCGCCCGCCCGCGCCTTCGGGCGAACGGGGCGTGGGCGAGAGCCTGCTCTCGACCCCGGGCGACTACCTCCGCACCACTGTGGTTACCGCGCCACGTTACGCGCGCAGCTCGGTCGCCGATTCGGTGCTCACGCACGACCTGGAGCAGTATCGGGCGATGCACGGCGAGTACCCGCCTTCCCTGGCCGCGCTGGCCGAATGGACGGGGCGGACAACGCCGGCGCCGCCCGGCGGGTTCCGCTACGCCTATGACCCGAAGACCGGCCGGCTGGACGTCGTGCGCAACGAGCCGTAGACGGCCTCCGCTCTCCGTATGCCATTGTCGAAAAGAAGGTTGGGCCATGTGTGCACAAGACGGTGTCGTGCAACGTGCCGTCGCGGTCGCCGTCGTGGGGCGGCGTCCCGACGACGACGGAGCCCTGTCCGTGCCGCTGCCGGACGACGGGCGCTTTGAGGTCGTCGCCTACTGCGATGAGGGCCTGCCGGGGCACGAGACCCGCCGGGGCCCGGCGACGCACTACACCGACTACAACGTGCTGCTGCAGGAGTCGCCGGCCGAGGTCATGTTCGTGACGGGGCCGGTCGAGAAGCGGCGGGACTTCGCCGTACGGGCGCTCAACGCCGGGCGGCACGCAGTGCTCGACCTGCCCTTCTGCCAGGACGCAGCCGGCGCCGAGCGTGTGATGAAGACGGCCCTCCAGCGCGGGCTTGTCGCCACGGCCGACCTGCCCTGGCGGCGCGATCCGGACCTCCTGGCCGTGCGGGCGGCCCTCGAGGCGGAGAACCTGGGAGCACCCTGGGGCGTGCTCTGTTCGGTCAGCCGCGCCGCGCCGGAGGCCGATGCCCCGGCCGGTCCCCCGCTTCTGGACGACATCGGCCTGGCGATGCTGGACCAGGTGCACCTTCTGCTGGACCAGGACGTCCGCAGCGTGACGACGCACCTGAACCGCCCCGCGCCGGGTGCGGACGAGGCCGGATTCCTGGTCTACCTGCCGTTGCGCAAGGGCGGCTGGGCGGCGGCCCAGGCGGCCTGCGGCCCGACCGGGCTGCCCCACTGGACGCTGTATGGGGCGCACGCGACAATCACAGCCCAGGGGGGCCGTGCCATCGTCACAACAGATGGGGCAACAAGAAGTTACGAGCCGACGCCCCGCCGGGAGGCATTCTGGGACAACCTCCACGCGGTGCTGCGGGAGGGCGCGGCGCCGCTCTACCATCCGGCGGGCATCGTGCGCGCAATGAAGCTGATGGCGGCCGCGCGGGAGTCGGCCGATCGGGGCGACCCCGTGACAATCTGAGCGGCACGCGGGCGTTTTTGCCTGCGTCGGGCGGGCGGTCTCCGCCCGGGAGCGCACTCCCCTGCCGGTTGTGTTACCGCTGGCGGTCACGTCACTTACGGCGCGCGCACGCGCGCTGCCCGCCCGTGTGCTCCTCCCCGTGCGTTGACTCCGCGAACGTCATCCCGCTATCCTGACGTGTGTCATGTTCCACGTGAAACACCGGGAGGGTCGGCATGGCTGACAGGCGGAGGCTGGGACGCGGACTGGACTCACTCATACCGACCGTGCAGGAGGGGCCGGCGGGCGAGGCGCCCGCAGCCGACCAGATTCCGCTGCGTCAGATCGAACTCAACCCGCACCAGCCGCGCGTCGTGATGGATCCCGAGCAGTTGCAGCGGCTGGCCGACTCGATCACGTCGTCGGGCGTCCTCCAGCCGGTACTTGTGCGGCCGACGGCGCCGGGGCGCTACGAACTCGTTGTCGGCGAGCGCCGCGTGCGCGCGGCCCGGCTGGCCGGGCTGGAGAGCGTCCCGGCCGTCGTGCGCGACATTCCGGACGAGAAGATGCTTGAGGTGGCCCTGATCGAGAACATCCAGCGGGCCGATCTCAACCCGATCGAGAAGGCGACCGCCATTCGTCGGATGATCGACGAGCTGGCGCTGACCCAGGAAGAGGCCGGGCAGCGGCTCGGAATGGAGCGGTCCTCAATTGCCAACCTGCTGCGCCTTCTGGAGCTTTCGGACGACCTGAAGGAGATGGTTTCACGTGGAACACTGTCCGCCGGGCACGCACGCGCCCTGCTGGCGGTGCCCCACCAGGGGGCGCGGCTGCGCCTGGCCCGCAAGATCGTGTCGCTGGGGCTCTCGGTGCGCACCGCCGAGCGTGCGGCCGCGGCCGAGGCGGCCGGGCGGCCCGGCCGGATTCGCCAGGCCTCGCCGAATGTCGTGGAACTCGAAGAAAGCCTGTCCAGGGCGCTGGGCACCCGCGTCGAGATCAAACCGGGCCGCAAGAAGGGCGGGAAGTTGACCATTCGCTACTCCTCGCACGAGGAGTTCGAACGGCTCTACGAGGCCCTGGCCGGGCAGTCGCGCGTGGACGAACTGGCCGAGGAGATCGCCGGCTGAGGCGCCCCGCCGCCTACGGACGCAGTATCTCGAAGACCGCCCAGTCGCCGACCATGCGGACAAACAGGTAGTGCTCCGGGATGCGGTCGCCGTCGGCCCAGGTCAGGCCCACCCGATCCCATCGCTCCTGTCCCAGCCCGGCATGCACCAGCAGGTAGACGTCGCACCCAGGGTAGTCCGCCAGGATCTTGTCCACGTTCTCCGGCCGCAGGTGCATCTGGTGTACCCAGCGGTTCTCCGGATCCGCTCCGGCGGCGTCGGTGAACTCGTAGCCGACGTACCCGGTGACGATAAACACTCCGTTGGGATAGGCTTCCGACAACAGTGTCGCCACGCGGCGCGCGTCCGACGGGGCCGGCGTCTCCTGCAAGGGCAGGCGCCCGATCCAGGCGACGCCGACCAGGACGGCCAGCGCGCAGCAGGCGGCCACGTCGGCGGGGTGCCGCCACGCGCTGCGGCGAAGGACCGCCCCGGCGATCTGCACCGAACAGCAGAACCCCGCCATGATCGCGATGAGCGCCCAGGGGCAGTCGGCCGCCAGGACCGACCATGCGCCATGCGGGCCCGGAACGGCCGCCGAGCCGAGGGAGCGGAGGAAGAACAGGGGGTTGCCGAGGACAAGCCAGTTGCCGCCGATCCAGAGCAGGGCAGTGTAAGCCCCGGGAACGGCATAGGTTATGGACGTCCCCTCGACGTAGCTCCAACCGCGGCGGTGGACGGCGGCCCCGAGGGCGACAACGCCCGTCGCCGCCGCCGCCAGCACGAGGCCCTGCCAGCGGGTGATCACCGCCAGGCCCAGGAAGATCGCCGAGAGCGACAACTGCCGCAGGGAGGCCGTGCGCAGCCACTCACCCAGCGCGCCGCACGCGCAGACGGTCAGGGCCACGAAGACCATGGACGTCGCGCCGGCCCGCACGCTCACGGCGACCGGCGGCAGCAGCATGATGGCCACAACTGCGGAGTAGCGCAGGGCGGGATGCACGCCGTGCGCACGCCACACGGCGTGGACGTACGCCGCCAGCAGTGCCGCCGCGCCGGCCGCCGCCACGGAGTTCAGGAGGGGAGTGATCGGGACGAACGGGATCAGGCCGATCAGAACCACCACGATCGTCGGCAGGGGGGCCAGGTGAAGCGACCCGACCAGCCCCTGCGTGCCGCGCGACGCACCGGAGATGACGTCGGCGGCCAGAGCGGTCCGCTGGCGGGCCTCCAGGGAGTAGTGGTGCGCCGGCGTCGGGTCGATCAGCAGCAGGGCACACGCCAGGCCGATGGCGAGGGCGGCTGCCGCGAGGTTCCGATGTCCCTGGGTGCCGGTATCAGACATGCCGGGCAAGCTACCGCAAAGCCCGTTCCGGGTCAAGCCGAGCGGCCGGTCCGGAGCGGCGGCCCGGCGCTTTACAGGGCGGCGCGCGCATCGTAGTCTACGCATATGCCTTCTTGAGCGCAGAGGAGACGCCATGGTCACGGCGGTTGTGCTGATCAACGCGAAACGGGAGATGGTGCAGGAAACGGCTCAGGAACTCGTCAAGCTTCCCGGCGTCACGGAGGTCTACTCGGTCGCGGGTCCCTACGACCTCGTGGCCCTCCTGCGCACGGCGGACAACGAGCAGATGGCGGACCTCGTCACGGGGTCGATGCTCCGGATGGTGGGCATTGAAAACACCGTAACCCTTCTGGCGTTCAAGGCGTACAGCCAGTATGACCTGGAGCGCATGTTCAGCGTCGGCCTGACGCAGGCCTGAGGCGCGGGTCATTCCCGAAGCTGCCCGGCGGGCCGCACGACCGGTGTGTCCTCGGGGAAGAGGGCGGCGTGCAGGAGTGCGCCGCAGAAGACCAGCCCCGTGCCCCGGACGCCGGGGCCCGCCACGGTCGCCGTGCGGCCGCCGCCGGCCGCGTCGCTTTCCCGGTATGACGCGCGGAGCACGCGGCGCAGAAAGCGCTCCGCCTCATCGGGATGCGGCCCGATGGCTCCGTGCAGGGCCTCGGGATGCCGGCGCTTCCACACCTGGGAGTCGACGGCGTACGATTCCAGCAGCCGGTCCCGGTGCTTCTCGAAGACGTCCGGATTGCAGAACACGTCGGCGCCGACGATCCGCCCCCAGCGCGCCACAACCATCCCCACGGCCCGGGGGCTCCAGTGCTCGCCGAACTCCTCGCGATGGCGCCGCAGGGCCTCCTGAATCTCGGGCAACTGTTGCAGGGCCTGCAGGTCCTCGGTTGCGGATGCGCCGCCCAGCTCCCGGCTGCTGCGACGCACCTCCTCCCAGACGCCGTGCTGATCCAGGCCGGTCTGCGCGCCCGCCCGGATACTCAGCGTGGCGACGGACGGAGAGGCGCCGAACTCCTTCGGGCCATCCCATCGGCCCTGCTCAACGCACAGCACGGGCAGTTCGGCCCACCCGCTCTTCGGCCGCAACAGGAGATCGGTCTGAAGGACGCGGTTCTGCTTGCCGCCGGCAACGATCTCGCCTGCCAGCAGGAGCACGCTGTGCGGGCCGTTGTTGCGCGCCTGCAGTGCGGGCACACTGCCGGCTCCCCTCTCCCGCACCTCGAGGTCGCCGGATGCAAGTGCTTCGTTCATCGAGTGATAGGGAGTCGAGTCCTCGCACACGTCCATCTCCACCTGGAACACGGTCAGGCCGTCGCTGGTGTGCCCGGGCCGCACGCGCACCCGGCGGACGACCCGCGTCAGGGGGTTGTCCGGCGTCGGCACGGGCCGGGGGAGTGGCCGCACGGGCGGGGGAGGGCGGCCGGGCTCCGCGTCGGCCTCCAGATAGGAACCCCGGGCCGCGTCCGCCACACACAACCCGCCTGCCGCCAGGGCCAGCGTCACCAGCAGCCATCTCATCGCCCGCACCTCCCATGCGCCCTACCCACGTGCGAAGAACTGCCTGATCTCCTCCGGCGTCATCTCCTCGCGGCCCCTGTCGGGCGCAACGACCAGGGCCTTCCCCCCGATCACGACGGTGACCGAGTCGCCCAGCGCCAGGCACTCGGCCAGTTCCGGCAGGGCGTCCACGGCGGCGAAGTACGCATCGCTCCCGAACCGCAGCTCGAGCGCCTCCGCGTTCTCCTCCAGCGCGGTGTCCACCCAGGTCTCGCCGATGCGGAGGAACGTGCGCTCACCGACGCGGCGCAGGCGGTCCGGCGAGGCGCCCGCGATGGAATCGCTCTCCTTCATGAAACGCAGGGCCAGGCTGGCCTCCACCGCGTCCCTGCCCCTCACGCGCTGTTCGGACGGTCCGGCGGCCCTCAAGAACGTCGTGTGCGGAACGATTACCGCGGCGTCTCCCTGCATCCCGCCGCCTGCCTCCGCCGCCGCCCGGTCCGCCGCCATCCGCGGGATCCCGTGCGTGCGGTACGCATCCTCGTTCTCAAGAATCAGATAGGACGTGTACGGTGTGGCGATGCCGTATTCCCGGCCCAGCCGCACCACCTCGTCGGTGAGTTCGTCCGTCTGCCCGTGCAGGCGGATCTGATCCAGCAGATAGCCGATCTTGCGGCGCGCCCAGAGCTGCGGAAGGAAGGCGCCTGCCGGGTCCTCGGCCGGGAACGTCGCGTCATAGGCGAAGGTGCGACGGTCCGCGCCCACGGCGCCGGTCAACTGCACGGCCACGTCGCCCTCGCCGCTGTAGCGCCCGAAGGCGACCACCTGGCTGCCCCGGAACAGGTCGGGGGGCATCTGGGGATACATGTCCGAGACCTTCAGGCCCCCGAAGGAGAGTTCCAGGTTCGAGAGCACAGGGTGGCTGACCTTGCGGAAGAAGGTCGAGATCTTCGTCTCGATCTCGCGGCCGGGGGCCACGTAGTCGCTGTAGCCGCGGGTCGTCTCGGCGATCCGGTCCAGCAGGACCACGTTCAGGTCCTCGGCGATCCCGAAGGGGAACACGCGCACATTGGCCCTGTTGGCCTCCGCGACGCTCGTCACGATCTTCTCCGGAGCCGTGACGCCGACGGTCGGCTTGCCGTCGGTCGCCAGCACGATCAGGTAGGGGCGGTCTCCCTGCGGCGTCATCTTCAGCGCCCGCAAGACGGCCTCGCAGAGGTCGGTGCCGCCGCGCGCCTCCAGACCTCGGACGAACTCGACGGCCTTGGCGACCGCCTCCGGCGTGGCGTCCGTCAGTCCGTCCCCGTAGGTCTCCACGCCGGTGCTGAAGGTGACCAGCGCGAAGCGGTCGCCCGGGTTCAACGCGTTCAGACAGAAGGCGACGGCCTGACGGGCGCTCTCGATGCGGTTCTGCTCCTGCATGCTGCCGCTGACGTCGATGGCGAAGCAGACGTCCTTCGGCATCACCCCGGAGGCGTCGACGGCCACCCGGGGGGCGATCATCAGGGCGAAGTAGCCGTCCTGGCCGGGGCGCCGGTGCGTCAGCAGGTTCAGGCCGAAGTCCTCCTCGCCCACGGTGTAGAAGAGCGTGAAGTCCGTGTCGAGCCGGGCGCCCGTCTGCTCGAAGCCGGCCAGGGC
This Candidatus Brocadiaceae bacterium DNA region includes the following protein-coding sequences:
- a CDS encoding Lrp/AsnC family transcriptional regulator → MVTAVVLINAKREMVQETAQELVKLPGVTEVYSVAGPYDLVALLRTADNEQMADLVTGSMLRMVGIENTVTLLAFKAYSQYDLERMFSVGLTQA
- a CDS encoding Gfo/Idh/MocA family oxidoreductase; protein product: MCAQDGVVQRAVAVAVVGRRPDDDGALSVPLPDDGRFEVVAYCDEGLPGHETRRGPATHYTDYNVLLQESPAEVMFVTGPVEKRRDFAVRALNAGRHAVLDLPFCQDAAGAERVMKTALQRGLVATADLPWRRDPDLLAVRAALEAENLGAPWGVLCSVSRAAPEADAPAGPPLLDDIGLAMLDQVHLLLDQDVRSVTTHLNRPAPGADEAGFLVYLPLRKGGWAAAQAACGPTGLPHWTLYGAHATITAQGGRAIVTTDGATRSYEPTPRREAFWDNLHAVLREGAAPLYHPAGIVRAMKLMAAARESADRGDPVTI
- a CDS encoding VWA domain-containing protein, which produces MNGKRTAFWAVLIVIGICRTAGATGILVPEDSTLPPLAIQNHRVHVTVEGPVAVTRVSQRFLNSTNRRLEATYIFPIPRDAAVTDFAMFINGKRQSGEVVEAGRARQIYQDIVRRLRDPGLLEYMDSGLLRMRVFPIEPNSATEVEVSYTHALPFESGVYEYTFPLKTGERSSKVLEDFTLSVEIASDRPIKSVYSPTHDVGVTRKDDYHALAGFEQTGARLDTDFTLFYTVGEEDFGLNLLTHRRPGQDGYFALMIAPRVAVDASGVMPKDVCFAIDVSGSMQEQNRIESARQAVAFCLNALNPGDRFALVTFSTGVETYGDGLTDATPEAVAKAVEFVRGLEARGGTDLCEAVLRALKMTPQGDRPYLIVLATDGKPTVGVTAPEKIVTSVAEANRANVRVFPFGIAEDLNVVLLDRIAETTRGYSDYVAPGREIETKISTFFRKVSHPVLSNLELSFGGLKVSDMYPQMPPDLFRGSQVVAFGRYSGEGDVAVQLTGAVGADRRTFAYDATFPAEDPAGAFLPQLWARRKIGYLLDQIRLHGQTDELTDEVVRLGREYGIATPYTSYLILENEDAYRTHGIPRMAADRAAAEAGGGMQGDAAVIVPHTTFLRAAGPSEQRVRGRDAVEASLALRFMKESDSIAGASPDRLRRVGERTFLRIGETWVDTALEENAEALELRFGSDAYFAAVDALPELAECLALGDSVTVVIGGKALVVAPDRGREEMTPEEIRQFFARG
- a CDS encoding ParB/RepB/Spo0J family partition protein, which produces MADRRRLGRGLDSLIPTVQEGPAGEAPAADQIPLRQIELNPHQPRVVMDPEQLQRLADSITSSGVLQPVLVRPTAPGRYELVVGERRVRAARLAGLESVPAVVRDIPDEKMLEVALIENIQRADLNPIEKATAIRRMIDELALTQEEAGQRLGMERSSIANLLRLLELSDDLKEMVSRGTLSAGHARALLAVPHQGARLRLARKIVSLGLSVRTAERAAAAEAAGRPGRIRQASPNVVELEESLSRALGTRVEIKPGRKKGGKLTIRYSSHEEFERLYEALAGQSRVDELAEEIAG